A single Thunnus thynnus chromosome 6, fThuThy2.1, whole genome shotgun sequence DNA region contains:
- the LOC137185185 gene encoding ADP-ribosylation factor-like protein 8A: protein MIALINKLLDWFKALFWKEEMELTLVGLQYSGKTTFVNVIASGQFSEDMIPTVGFNMRKITKGNVTIKLWDIGGQPRFRSMWERYCRGVSAIVYMVDAADPEKIEASKNELHNLLDKPQLQGIPVLVLGNKRDLPGALDEKELIERMNLSAIQDREICCYSISCKEKDNIDITLQWLIQHSRTKRSS from the exons ATGATAGCGCTGATCAACAAACTGCTGGACTGGTTCAAGGCGCTCTTCTGGAAGGAGGAGATGGAGCTGACCCTGGTGGGGCTGCAGTACTCCGGGAAGACGACCTTCGTCAATGTGATAGCG tccgGTCAGTTCAGTGAAGACATGATTCCCACAGTTGGATTCAACATGAGGAAGATCACCAAGGGCAACGTCACCATCAAG TTGTGGGATATCGGAGGTCAGCCTCGGTTCAGAAGCATGTGGGAGCGTTACTGTCGAGGAGTCAGCGCTATCGT CTACATGGTGGACGCAGCAGATCCAGAGAAGATCGAAGCCTCCAAGAATGAACTCCACAACCTGCTGGACAAACCGCAGCTGCAGGGAATCCCT gttTTGGTTCTGGGCAATAAGCGGGACCTACCAGGAGCTCTGGATGAGAAAGAGCTCATAGAGAGGAT gaaTCTGTCAGccatccaggacagagagatcTGCTGTTACTCCATCTCCTGCAAGGAGAAAGACAACATTG acatCACTCTCCAGTGGTTGATCCAACACTCCAGGACTAAGAGGAGTTCCTGA